From a single Anaerolineales bacterium genomic region:
- a CDS encoding tetratricopeptide repeat protein, translating into MTTKKLVPFLIALLGLALVIAAIVVWLEPPAEGGVFATAGSIILFLSGLGTSIKGWVDVFKKDPPTTNTQTQTQKQEQVIHIHYPPAPQSSNPNPQPAKNTLPQQSFFVGREKELGIILAALSPESRTWGALIDGPGGIGKTALAIHAAHKAEGFERKIFITAKVRELTAEGEAKLTDFTRPTYLAMLDELGKELGADGLEKLPPDDRPNELRLALAGVKALIIFDNLETLPEEERTRLFQFLSRLPTGNKAIVTSRRRSDVDARIVRLDRLSHDEAMQLIRELAKKYPRLERATTEEHEKLYAITHGNPLFIRWIVGQLGREGSRLRTIEEAVAFIDKAPKGNDPLEYIFGDLLETFKEDETKVLAALTHFDKPAQPKWIAQMTDLPEKSVQTALEDLTDRSILIADFESRTFYLPPLTAKFIKTRRPEAVTQTGDALVNRAYALAMQHGGQTKFDGFPTLDAEWDFFSAALPRLLAGDNDRLQTACDQLFQFFNFIGRWDDHIWLQEQAEARALSVDNKEKAGWRAYMAGWVYHLRNQPAEVLACAARAAEHWQDSTPRNKATAIRLRGVGHELNEDYPAAIAAYREALEIFRSISPESDDFAIALNSLAGAEHANKDYPAAERDYREALRLAKKNNHQEMIAGIPGYLAALALDREKWAEAESLAREALALAEKVGRQELIAWDCRVLAKALVRARHASPQRDESLQEALALSRRAVEIYTRLRQSHNLQEAQETLAEIEKAMQ; encoded by the coding sequence ATGACCACCAAAAAACTCGTTCCATTCCTCATTGCACTTTTAGGTCTCGCCCTCGTTATCGCCGCAATCGTCGTTTGGCTCGAACCGCCCGCGGAAGGCGGAGTATTCGCTACGGCAGGGTCAATCATTTTATTCCTTTCTGGGCTAGGTACAAGCATCAAGGGTTGGGTGGATGTTTTCAAAAAAGACCCGCCAACAACAAACACACAAACCCAGACTCAAAAACAAGAGCAAGTCATTCATATTCACTATCCTCCCGCTCCCCAATCTTCAAATCCCAATCCACAACCTGCCAAGAACACTCTTCCTCAACAAAGTTTCTTCGTCGGGCGCGAAAAAGAATTGGGCATCATCCTTGCCGCGCTTTCTCCAGAGTCACGCACATGGGGCGCATTGATAGACGGACCCGGCGGCATCGGCAAGACCGCGCTTGCAATTCACGCCGCGCACAAAGCCGAAGGCTTCGAGCGCAAAATTTTCATCACCGCCAAAGTGCGAGAACTGACCGCCGAAGGTGAAGCAAAACTGACCGATTTCACCCGCCCGACCTACCTCGCCATGCTGGACGAACTCGGCAAAGAACTGGGCGCAGACGGACTCGAAAAACTCCCGCCCGATGATCGTCCCAACGAACTGCGCCTCGCGTTGGCGGGAGTGAAAGCGCTGATCATCTTCGACAATTTGGAAACCCTGCCAGAAGAAGAACGGACGCGCCTGTTCCAATTCCTCTCGCGCCTACCCACGGGCAACAAAGCCATCGTCACCTCGCGCCGCCGCTCGGACGTGGACGCGCGTATCGTGCGCCTCGACCGCCTATCCCATGACGAAGCCATGCAATTGATTCGGGAACTTGCAAAAAAATATCCCCGCCTGGAACGCGCCACAACAGAAGAACACGAAAAACTTTATGCCATTACTCATGGGAATCCACTTTTCATCCGCTGGATCGTGGGGCAATTAGGTCGCGAAGGCTCTCGCCTGCGCACCATTGAAGAAGCGGTCGCCTTCATTGACAAAGCACCGAAAGGCAATGACCCGCTTGAATACATCTTCGGCGACTTGTTGGAGACTTTCAAAGAAGATGAAACCAAGGTTCTGGCGGCATTAACGCATTTCGACAAACCCGCCCAGCCGAAATGGATCGCGCAAATGACCGATTTGCCCGAAAAATCGGTCCAAACCGCATTGGAAGATTTAACCGACCGCTCCATACTGATAGCAGACTTTGAATCCCGTACTTTCTATCTCCCGCCGCTGACGGCTAAATTCATAAAAACCCGCCGCCCCGAAGCCGTGACCCAAACGGGCGACGCCCTCGTGAACCGCGCCTACGCCCTCGCTATGCAACACGGCGGACAAACCAAATTCGATGGCTTCCCCACGCTGGACGCCGAATGGGACTTTTTCTCAGCCGCCCTGCCACGCCTACTGGCAGGTGACAACGACCGACTCCAAACAGCGTGCGACCAACTCTTTCAGTTTTTCAACTTCATTGGCAGATGGGATGACCATATCTGGCTTCAAGAACAAGCCGAAGCGCGCGCCCTCTCCGTCGATAATAAAGAGAAAGCGGGCTGGCGAGCATATATGGCAGGATGGGTTTACCACCTCCGTAACCAACCCGCCGAAGTGCTGGCGTGCGCCGCCCGCGCCGCCGAACACTGGCAGGATAGCACCCCGCGCAACAAAGCGACTGCCATCCGTCTGCGCGGAGTCGGACACGAACTGAACGAAGACTACCCCGCCGCCATCGCGGCCTACCGCGAAGCGCTGGAAATCTTCCGCTCCATCTCTCCCGAAAGCGATGATTTCGCCATCGCGCTGAACTCCCTGGCAGGCGCAGAACACGCCAACAAAGACTACCCCGCCGCCGAACGCGACTACCGTGAAGCCCTGCGCCTTGCGAAGAAAAACAATCACCAAGAAATGATTGCTGGCATCCCAGGCTATCTAGCGGCTCTCGCCCTTGACCGCGAGAAGTGGGCAGAAGCCGAGTCGCTTGCTCGCGAAGCCCTCGCGCTGGCGGAAAAAGTCGGGCGGCAGGAGTTGATTGCATGGGATTGCCGCGTCCTCGCCAAAGCCCTGGTAAGGGCGAGGCATGCCTCGCCCCAACGGGACGAATCCCTACAAGAGGCGCTCGCCCTCTCCCGCCGCGCTGTTGAGATTTACACACGCCTGCGGCAGTCGCATAATTTGCAAGAAGCGCAGGAAACGTTGGCGGAAATCGAGAAAGCAATGCAATAA
- a CDS encoding tryptophan 2,3-dioxygenase family protein produces MDSLYYTDYLELDKILDSQHPKSDLKTDEMLFIIIHQAYELWFKMVIHELDRVREIFSQHNINDNAGEMSIAVHKLKRVAKIFEVINQQVDILETMTPMDFLEFRDLLVPSSGFQSLQFRIIEAKLGLKMEQRYKANYYKNTRPGGFNQQDYETINSVESEATLKGLVIKWAERTPFFDEALWRDFQSQFPVEEGEQKFWSDYKQIYKNSLSGSVELRQFDELERIFYREGLGEFSVGAMRAVLFIMLYRNLPIFQQPFDLLSTLIDIDELLSQFRYKHMLMARRMIGLRSGTGGTSGAGYLEGALRQHYIFKELTEISTFLVDRSHLPGLSKSVKEKTSFNM; encoded by the coding sequence ATGGACTCTTTATACTACACCGATTATCTCGAACTCGATAAAATTCTCGATAGCCAGCATCCCAAAAGCGATCTGAAAACCGATGAGATGTTGTTCATCATCATCCATCAGGCATACGAACTGTGGTTCAAGATGGTCATCCACGAACTGGACCGGGTGCGGGAGATCTTTTCACAGCACAACATCAACGACAACGCGGGCGAGATGAGCATTGCCGTCCATAAGTTGAAGCGGGTGGCAAAGATATTTGAAGTCATCAACCAGCAGGTGGATATTCTCGAAACGATGACGCCGATGGACTTCCTCGAGTTTCGTGATCTGCTGGTGCCATCTTCGGGATTCCAGAGCCTGCAATTCCGCATCATCGAAGCGAAGCTGGGACTGAAAATGGAGCAACGCTACAAGGCGAACTATTACAAGAACACCCGTCCGGGTGGATTCAACCAACAGGATTACGAAACAATCAACAGCGTAGAGTCCGAGGCGACGTTGAAGGGGCTGGTCATCAAATGGGCGGAGCGGACTCCCTTCTTCGATGAGGCACTGTGGCGGGATTTCCAATCCCAATTCCCTGTGGAAGAGGGCGAACAAAAATTCTGGAGCGATTACAAACAGATCTACAAGAACAGTCTTTCGGGCTCGGTGGAGCTGCGCCAGTTCGACGAATTAGAGCGCATCTTTTACCGGGAAGGTTTGGGCGAGTTTTCGGTCGGCGCGATGCGGGCGGTGCTGTTCATTATGCTCTACCGCAACCTGCCGATCTTCCAACAGCCGTTCGACCTGCTCTCGACGCTGATCGACATCGACGAACTGCTTTCGCAATTCCGCTATAAGCACATGCTGATGGCGCGGCGGATGATCGGTCTGCGCTCGGGCACAGGCGGCACGAGCGGAGCGGGCTACCTCGAAGGCGCACTGCGGCAACATTACATCTTCAAGGAATTGACGGAGATTTCCACGTTTCTAGTGGACCGCAGCCACCTGCCAGGGTTGTCAAAGAGTGTAAAGGAAAAGACCAGTTTCAATATGTGA
- a CDS encoding tryptophanase, producing the protein MTKPYPPEPFRIKVTEPIRLIPREAREAALKEAGYNLFLMNAEDMFIDLLTDSGTGAMSHHQWAALMQGDESYAGARSFHRLKTAVEDVFGFKHFAPTHQGRAAENILAACLVKPGQWVPSNMHFDTTDANIRARQGRPANLVIDEAHDPENRHPFKGNMDIAKLRAFIEKYGREQIPLGMITVTNNAGGGQPVSMENLREVSKVYREHGIPFFIDAARYAENCFFIREREPGFERKSVKEIAREMFSLADGMTMSAKKDAIVNIGGLICMNDDTLFQNVKNELILREGFPTYGGLAGRDLDAMAVGLYEGLDEDYLRYRLGQTAYLASRLNDAGIPTLQPTGGHGVYVNAGAIFPHIPNYEFPAQALAVELYREGGIRGVEIGSVMFACLDPEDNKWHYPALELLRLAIPRRTYTQSHLDYVADTFAAIKSRADKVKGYKFTYAPELLRHFTARFEPL; encoded by the coding sequence ATGACCAAGCCCTACCCCCCCGAACCGTTTCGCATCAAAGTGACCGAACCGATCCGCCTCATTCCGCGTGAGGCGCGTGAAGCCGCCTTGAAGGAAGCGGGCTACAACCTGTTCCTCATGAATGCCGAAGACATGTTCATCGACCTGCTGACCGACTCCGGCACAGGCGCGATGAGCCACCATCAATGGGCAGCACTGATGCAAGGCGACGAGTCCTATGCGGGCGCGCGCTCGTTCCACCGCCTTAAAACCGCCGTGGAAGATGTGTTTGGCTTCAAGCATTTCGCCCCCACCCATCAGGGACGCGCCGCCGAAAACATCCTTGCGGCATGTCTCGTCAAGCCTGGTCAATGGGTGCCGAGCAACATGCACTTCGACACTACCGACGCCAACATCCGCGCGCGGCAGGGTCGCCCCGCCAACCTCGTCATCGACGAAGCGCACGATCCCGAAAACCGCCATCCCTTCAAGGGCAATATGGATATCGCCAAACTGCGCGCCTTCATCGAAAAGTATGGGCGTGAACAAATTCCACTGGGGATGATCACAGTCACAAACAACGCAGGAGGCGGACAACCCGTCTCGATGGAAAATCTGCGGGAAGTGTCGAAGGTCTACCGCGAGCATGGCATCCCGTTCTTCATCGACGCCGCACGCTACGCTGAAAACTGTTTCTTCATCCGGGAGCGGGAACCTGGCTTTGAGCGGAAATCGGTCAAGGAGATCGCGCGTGAAATGTTCTCACTGGCAGACGGCATGACCATGTCCGCCAAGAAGGATGCGATCGTCAACATCGGCGGGCTGATCTGCATGAACGACGATACGCTCTTTCAGAACGTGAAGAATGAGTTGATCCTGCGCGAAGGCTTCCCCACTTATGGCGGGCTGGCAGGGCGTGACCTAGACGCAATGGCGGTTGGACTCTACGAAGGCTTGGATGAAGACTACCTGCGCTACCGCCTCGGGCAGACGGCGTACCTCGCTTCACGCCTGAATGATGCTGGGATTCCCACCCTGCAGCCCACTGGCGGACACGGCGTGTACGTCAACGCGGGCGCGATCTTTCCGCACATCCCCAATTACGAATTCCCCGCCCAAGCGCTCGCCGTGGAGTTATACCGCGAAGGCGGCATCCGCGGCGTGGAGATCGGCTCGGTGATGTTCGCCTGTCTCGATCCCGAAGATAATAAATGGCATTACCCCGCGCTCGAACTCCTGCGCCTCGCCATTCCGCGCCGCACGTACACGCAAAGCCATCTTGATTATGTCGCTGACACCTTCGCCGCCATCAAATCCCGCGCCGACAAGGTCAAGGGCTACAAATTTACCTACGCACCGGAGTTACTGCGTCACTTCACAGCGAGGTTCGAGCCGCTGTAA
- a CDS encoding c-type cytochrome encodes MKKILKWIGIVLGSLIGLLLVVVTVMFLMGESRFNKTYEFPPSDIVLPTDEASLELGKHRVESLCAGCHGPDLGGVENWFDSPPLGIIDSANLTSGKGGIGTTYTDQDFVSAIRHGIDSQGKPIFMPAVVATAYLSNEELGAIIAYIRTLPPVDRELKGERLSPVAKILLTAGMLGDLPVEIVPHETQITAPLAGASVEYGKYMVDTHDCRVCHGPNLNGGPFPDPTIPVISPNITPGGSIANWTEQDFINTIRTGIKPDGYGMNPSLMPWKDHAKFYDHELQAIYIYLKSLDALPQYTK; translated from the coding sequence ATGAAAAAAATCTTGAAATGGATCGGAATTGTATTGGGCTCATTAATCGGCTTGCTGCTTGTTGTGGTGACGGTGATGTTTCTGATGGGGGAATCTCGCTTCAACAAGACGTATGAGTTTCCGCCTTCAGACATCGTTTTGCCCACTGATGAAGCCAGCCTTGAACTCGGCAAGCATCGTGTAGAGTCTTTGTGCGCGGGTTGTCACGGACCTGATCTGGGCGGAGTGGAAAACTGGTTCGATTCGCCCCCGCTCGGCATCATCGACTCCGCCAACCTGACCAGCGGCAAGGGCGGCATAGGCACCACCTACACGGACCAAGATTTTGTGAGCGCGATCCGTCATGGAATCGATTCGCAGGGCAAGCCGATCTTCATGCCTGCGGTGGTTGCAACGGCATACCTGAGCAATGAAGAACTTGGGGCGATCATTGCGTACATTCGCACTTTGCCGCCCGTAGATCGTGAGTTGAAAGGGGAACGGTTGTCGCCTGTGGCGAAGATTCTGTTGACAGCAGGCATGCTTGGCGACCTTCCCGTTGAAATAGTGCCTCATGAAACCCAGATTACTGCGCCGCTGGCCGGAGCCAGTGTGGAGTACGGCAAGTATATGGTGGATACCCATGATTGCCGCGTCTGCCACGGACCCAACCTGAACGGCGGTCCCTTCCCCGACCCGACCATACCAGTGATTTCCCCGAATATTACACCCGGCGGCAGCATCGCAAACTGGACGGAGCAAGATTTTATCAATACGATCCGGACCGGGATAAAGCCCGATGGCTATGGAATGAATCCCTCCTTGATGCCGTGGAAGGATCACGCCAAATTCTATGACCATGAATTGCAAGCGATCTATATATACCTGAAATCGCTGGACGCGCTCCCGCAATATACAAAATAG